One segment of Peromyscus leucopus breed LL Stock chromosome 5, UCI_PerLeu_2.1, whole genome shotgun sequence DNA contains the following:
- the LOC114689523 gene encoding spermatogenesis-associated protein 31E1-like, with the protein MESSVLQLKSLSDSWMSLSSIFIAVDVIFGVMCGVGLFFLLIPFLKTYPVSPPPESGKNTPKVRRRRQSKTRKKNASVKGCSDDRKSVEENQNPSQPVEIPIEQLLLDPASLPFGKSNEKQDQLPLSQLLSYLKFLEDLIQQKFSQIFWGMSSVLSESVVATAWVSKRPCSVRHKTVRFSDTVDPFPALPPAQGPPQISQAQRLPPQLVTPNVVGVTEVQTLNSLPSSTPNQALSASTSRACGTTCCNTGMKVLASLLTENHPWQQDLEWKDTIGSNVQSHQAAISRPTHNLPRDIPPTEAIRSASIPPEHCQFLQHHEESQSEYRMKKVRVQGPPFRFLPSQELMQLQGRFPANSRRQSKDKPELPQPAQPSILYYKSCKLSQMMETTPSGMPLKKDPARCNIHELIKEGPSFRAKALPCTSSSTRGQGLEPRKRALRTEQQSYVNTTQDLSFLDPKTQRKLDSNIKQLPAKHRWRPYLQTLVSRDLIPPGVPASFLPQLVYPSSPTCVSKVEYYSKAAMILEKMHHQDPGGTRVETVSASRLQSPLFAHSPSEVQEMQRATPPAASHGPAKVHPDTLQSYLSTQTRAFCFQAKTQKSRIVQGTGRGSLQPRTSPRMPKHAAWKRFENVASGHPCWSGTMLGPQERFLPSVVKQTNRSEEKKETIPAWKVSLGFTEIPIGQAINIHLRDFESKEVSRSPGRFQTPTPQHSGDSALKTQVFSEIDFRSNKQPQARPVGHHKDSLSSVSLPSEHLLPSFQNRSKKPKTSQDLDDIFMRRDRSQETQNFRVPKNKIQAKNHKAFHPNDQRKELVRSRATCQEERPGRERPSTPSFTQFKDTSSISEFQSSFDMPGKGQALPENNLKKIKRIFLQYLNLSTKDKGQGDSLKSENSTPATVITQESESKEKLIYSMVVEMQYIMNVVVQVLVNWLGLNVGDPTEEQWFQVEPLISQLSGFHSPKGLYDPKNSRPERLMCPEDQSHPSMYKGIRDKQQLVVGAQRACDQHQNRVKRGMGFDQLPTPKGNNHPCRNRGTGDKQQLDVDAQRAYDPDQIRMKSGRGRYPHASPKGHKHLFMHRNVGDKQQSGIVQRARDPHQSTEKGMGCGHLIGPRENNHPVTYRGSGDKKQSYAAAQRAGHPKWTLPA; encoded by the coding sequence CCCCATCGAGCAACTGTTACTGGACCCTGCATCACTCCCCTTTGGGAAATCTAAtgagaaacaggatcagcttCCCCTCTCTCAGCTACTGTCTTACCTCAAGTTCTTGGAGGATCTTATACAGCAAAAATTTAGCCAGATTTTCTGGGGCATGTCCTCTGTGCTCTCTGAGTCAGTGGTGGCTACTGCCTGGGTCTCCAAGAGGCCTTGCTCTGTAAGACATAAAACCGTGAGGTTCAGTGATACAGTTGATCCTTTCCCAGCTCTACCTCCTGCTCAAGGACCTCCACAGATTTCTCAGGCCCAGCGATTGCCCCCCCAACTTGTGACACCAAACGTGGTGGGTGTGACAGAGGTCCAGACACTCAACAGCCTCCCAAGCTCTACACCAAACCAAGCACTTTCTGCATCCACAAGCAGGGCCTGTGGAACAACATGTTGTAACACTGGGATGAAGGTGTTGGCATCCCTCCTGACTGAAAACCATCCCTGGCAGCAGGATCTGGAGTGGAAAGACACCATAGGCTCTAATGTCCAAAGTCATCAAGCAGCCATTAGCCGGCCTACTCACAACTTGCCCAGGGACATCCCACCCACTGAAGCTATCAGGTCGGCCTCCATCCCTCCTGAGCATTGTCagttcctccagcaccatgagGAGTCACAGAGTGAATACAGGATGAAGAAGGTGAGAGTACAAGGCCCCCCCTTCAGGTTCCTCCCATCCCAGGAACTGATGCAGCTGCAGGGACGCTTCCCAGCAAACAGTCGTCGCCAGTCTAAGGACAAGCCTGAACTCCCCCAGCCTGCCCAGCCCTCCATCCTCTACTACAAAAGCTGCAAGTTGAGTCAGATGATGGAGACTACGCCCTCAGGGATGCCCCTAAAGAAGGACCCAGCAAGATGTAACATACATGAACTCATCAAGGAGGGCCCCAGTTTTAGAGCCAAAGCCTTGCCTTGCACTTCAAGCAGCACCCGTGGGCAGGGTCTGGAACCCAGAAAACGTGCACTGAGGACAGAGCAGCAGTCCTATGTGAACACCACCCAGGACCTTTCCTTCCTTGACCCCAAAACCCAAAGGAAGCTGGACTCAAACATCAAACAGCTTCCTGCAAAACACAGATGGAGACCGTATCTACAGACTCTTGTGTCAAGGGATCTCATCCCTCCAGGGGTTCCAGCCTCATTTCTTCCCCAGCTTGTCTATCCCTCCTCACCCACCTGTGTTTCTAAGGTTGAATACTATTCCAAGGCTGCCATGATCCTGGAAAAAATGCATCACCAAGATCCAGGAGGGACAAGGGTAGAAACTGTATCAGCGTCCAGGCTGCAGAGTCCTCTGTTTGCACACTCACCTTCAGAGGTTCAGGAGATGCAAAGAGCCACTCCACCAGCTGCCAGCCATGGGCCTGCCAAGGTTCATCCAGATACTCTGCAGAGCTATCTGAGCACTCAGACCCGGGCTTTCTGCTTCCAGGCAAAAACCCAGAAGAGCAGGATTGTCCAAGGGACTGGAAGAGGCAGCCTGCAACCAAGGACCAGCCCAAGAATGCCCAAGCATGCAGCATGGAAGAGGTTTGAGAATGTGGCCTCAGGACATCCCTGCTGGAGTGGGACAATGCTGGGCCCTCAAGAAAGGTTTCTACCTTCAGTGGTCAAACAAACCAATAGatcagaggagaaaaaggagacaaTTCCTGCATGGAAAGTGAGTCTGGGATTCACAGAGATTCCCATTGGCCAAGCCATCAATATCCATCTCAGGGACTTTGAGTCTAAAGAGGTCAGTAGAAGCCCAGGACGTTTCCAAACACCTActccacagcactcaggagattcAGCTCTAAAGACACAAGTGTTTAGTGAGATTGACTTCAGATCAAACAAGCAGCCACAGGCCCGGCCTGTGGGCCATCATAAAGACAGCCTCAGTTCAGTGAGTTTGCCTTCAGAGCATTtgcttcccagcttccagaatAGATCCAAAAAGCCCAAGACTTCCCAGGACCTAGATGATATCTTCATGAGGAGAGATCGGAGCCAGGAGACTCAGAACTTCAGAGTTCCCAAGAATAAGATTCAAGCAAAGAATCACAAGGCATTTCATCCCAATGACCAGAGGAAGGAGTTGGTGAGAAGCAGAGCCACATGCCAGGAGGAAaggccagggagagagaggccCTCTACCCCAAGCTTTACCCAGTTCAAGGATACATCATCCATATCTGAGTTTCAGTCCTCCTTTGATATGCCAGGAAAGGGGCAGGCTCTGCCAGAAAATAATCTGAAGAAAATCAAAAGGATTTTTCTACAATATCTCAACCTCAGCACAAAAGACAAGGGGCAGGGAGATTCTCTAAAGAGTGAAAACTCTACACCAGCTACTGTGATTACCCAGGAGTCAGAATCAAAAGAAAAGCTCATCTACAGTATGGTAGTTGAAATGCAATACATCATGAATGTTGTGGTGCAGGTCCTGGTGAACTGGCTGGGTCTTAATGTAGGGGACCCAACAGAGGAACAATGGTTTCAAGTGGAACCTCTGATATCCCAGCTGAGTGGCTTTCACTCTCCTAAGGGTCTCTATGACCCTAAGAATAGCAGACCAGAGAGATTAATGTGCCCCGAGGATCAGAGCCATCCATCCATGTATAAGGGAATCAGAGACAAACAGCAGTTGGTTGTTGGTGCCCAGAGAGCCTGTGATCAACATCAGAACAGAGTGAAGAGAGGAATGGGCTTTGACCAACTCCCCACTCCCAAGGGGAACAACCATCCATGTAGGAACAGGGGAACTGGAGACAAACAGCAATTAGATGTTGATGCCCAGAGAGCCTATGACCCAGATCAAATTAGAATGAAGAGTGGAAGGGGCCGCTATCCACATGCCAGCCCCAAAGGACACAAACATCTATTTATGCACAGAAATGTTGGAGATAAACAGCAATCAGGCATTGTCCAGAGGGCCCGTGACCCACATCAAAGTACAGAAAAGGGAATGGGCTGTGGCCACCTCATAGGTCCTAGAGAGAACAACCATCCAGTCACATACAgaggaagtggagacaagaaACAGTCATATGCTGCTGCCCAGAGAGCTGGTCACCCCAAATGGACCTTACCAGCATAG